One genomic region from Fictibacillus marinisediminis encodes:
- a CDS encoding M23 family metallopeptidase produces the protein MRSICIKRKSFILSTVFAFLFSVFFIGIEAQAAAGDNTFIKPAEGTFTSNFGLRNGEYHYGVDMAKSGYVKVVASAPGTVSRSYLSSSYGNVIFIKHTINSVPYETVYAHLNTRNVGVGAAVYQGQVIGSMGNTGTSSGQHLHFEVHQPYWTSAKTYAMNPMNFIPAWEGKYRTGNFLYNVGTDTIYPISYNGDNDIIVKVDSTSTTVGKYKVYLQKTINGVWTSVGQADAPKTGAQTITFTQENSSTALSPYTQYRLLLKNSDTTRVYYKVWYK, from the coding sequence TTGAGAAGTATTTGCATAAAGAGAAAGAGTTTTATTCTATCAACGGTTTTTGCTTTTTTATTTTCGGTATTCTTTATAGGTATTGAGGCTCAGGCCGCGGCAGGGGATAACACATTTATTAAGCCGGCAGAAGGAACGTTTACTTCTAATTTCGGACTTAGAAACGGTGAGTATCACTATGGTGTAGATATGGCTAAAAGCGGATATGTTAAAGTCGTTGCATCAGCTCCAGGAACGGTCAGCAGATCCTACCTATCTAGTTCCTATGGAAATGTAATTTTTATTAAACATACGATTAACAGCGTGCCATACGAAACGGTTTACGCTCATTTAAATACTAGAAATGTAGGTGTTGGTGCTGCTGTCTACCAGGGTCAAGTGATAGGGTCAATGGGGAACACGGGGACTTCGTCCGGACAGCATTTGCATTTTGAAGTTCATCAACCCTACTGGACATCTGCAAAAACATATGCGATGAACCCGATGAACTTTATCCCTGCTTGGGAAGGGAAATATAGAACGGGCAATTTCTTGTATAATGTAGGAACGGATACCATCTATCCAATCTCATATAATGGCGACAATGATATTATTGTAAAAGTAGATTCCACAAGTACAACGGTCGGGAAATACAAAGTATATCTGCAAAAAACCATAAATGGAGTCTGGACAAGTGTTGGACAAGCTGATGCTCCTAAAACCGGGGCACAAACAATCACATTCACACAAGAAAACAGCAGCACGGCATTATCTCCATATACTCAATACCGACTTCTTTTAAAGAACTCTGATACCACCAGGGTCTACTACAAAGTTTGGTATAAATAA